From Chromohalobacter canadensis, one genomic window encodes:
- a CDS encoding J domain-containing protein gives MASSRFTPFERLLLSSRNEADTAALLLLAWLAMSDGQGTLSDRKRALLDDLTGDFRHDHGYQLIVDLASAPDFVALQLAAEVLQRYYRGPRRETFLRQAIHVATHEGALAAGQHHVLRFLADLLGVAPETFEVLFRDVAGYPLAAPEDPSAAHYWRSRESAGHQDSSQQDRHGAHGENSRERTAGEESDAKGSRERHRKEQRDRQREHAKEERENTRRRRWRWRREETGQRERADDGQRSDEGKRRREGFSHEGFSHEGAHAKGHATGSNEKAQRALAVLGLMENAQKSDIKRAYRRLAQKYHPDRYHAQSQEAMVTASLRFQRIKNAYDYLMRQHA, from the coding sequence ATGGCATCATCGCGTTTTACGCCTTTCGAGCGCTTATTGCTCAGCAGCCGTAACGAAGCCGATACGGCCGCGTTGTTGTTATTGGCGTGGCTGGCGATGAGCGACGGCCAGGGCACTTTGAGCGACCGCAAACGCGCCTTGCTCGATGATCTCACCGGGGACTTTCGCCACGACCATGGTTATCAGTTGATCGTCGATCTGGCGAGTGCGCCGGATTTCGTGGCCTTGCAGCTCGCGGCCGAAGTGTTGCAGCGCTATTATCGTGGGCCGCGCCGGGAGACTTTTCTGCGCCAGGCGATTCATGTGGCAACCCACGAAGGGGCATTGGCGGCCGGCCAGCATCATGTGCTGCGTTTTCTGGCTGACCTGCTGGGCGTAGCGCCCGAGACATTCGAGGTCTTGTTCCGTGATGTTGCCGGTTACCCGCTGGCGGCGCCCGAGGATCCCAGTGCCGCGCATTACTGGCGGTCACGCGAGAGTGCCGGTCATCAGGATTCCTCCCAACAAGATCGTCATGGTGCGCATGGCGAAAATTCTCGGGAACGCACCGCCGGGGAGGAGAGCGACGCGAAAGGCTCGCGAGAGCGTCATCGCAAGGAGCAGCGCGATCGCCAGCGCGAACATGCCAAGGAGGAGCGTGAAAATACCCGGCGGCGTCGCTGGCGTTGGCGGCGCGAAGAAACCGGGCAGCGTGAGCGGGCTGATGACGGCCAGCGTTCGGACGAAGGCAAGCGGCGCCGCGAGGGCTTTTCCCACGAGGGCTTTTCCCACGAGGGGGCGCACGCCAAGGGACATGCCACGGGTAGTAATGAAAAGGCCCAGCGGGCATTGGCTGTGCTGGGGTTGATGGAAAACGCACAGAAGAGCGATATCAAGCGCGCTTATCGGCGTCTAGCTCAAAAATACCATCCCGATCGCTATCATGCGCAGAGTCAGGAGGCGATGGTCACGGCCTCGCTGCGCTTTCAGCGAATCAAGAACGCCTATGATTATTTGATGCGCCAACATGCGTGA
- a CDS encoding efflux RND transporter permease subunit — MNISNFFIKRPVFATVISVIVAVIGIMAMRVLPIEQYPSVVPPTVSVQATYPGADAETVSKTVAAPIAEAINGVEDMIYMTSTSADNGSMRMNVSFGIGTDGDINTINVNNRVQQALSQLPESVQSQGVTVELSSSSILMLVALTSPTDEYNNIYMQNYATLNILNELRQVPGVGTAEVLGGGEFAMRIWLNPDKLAQYDMTSAEVASAIRSQNTEIPAGALAQAPQEDPRAYTYTITAPGRLANADQFRDIILRTNNDGSALRLSDVARVELGASSYSVNANMNGATMTPIMINQQPGANALETAEAVKSKMDELSERFPPGLEYDVPYDTTLFIDASVESVFHTFIEALLIVAVIVFIFLQNWRTTIIAMSVVPVSVVGTFAGLYLFGFSINLLSLFAMVLAIGIVVDDAILVVENVERLLEEDPEIPIRKAAITAMKEVSGPVIATSFIMAAVFVPVAFLGGFTGQIYQQFALTIAISVAISAVVALTFTPAMSALFVKHKSEIGDSKIARAASTPFRLFDRFFESVTRGYMAVVRLLVKAWVLTLILAALIIGFSYWLYQSNPSTLIPETDQGIAIASVTLPQGASVARTTEYMDKLSDKIEQDPAVAYSTAVAGYDMLSSAVNTAKGVMFITMKPWGERDESVEDMIAKINRIGAGLEGGTVMAFNMPPIIGLSTTGGFTGYLQSYGGADSQELMQASGKIMQAANQRPELAQVFTTFDASVPSYRAHIDQEKALSYGVSIDDLNTTLSNTLGSGFVNYFTYQNRNFQVYMQNEDTFRQTPDDLNKIFVRGGDGERIPISEFVTLERQSAPSVVSRFGVYPSAQFQGGPAPGYSSGQAIAAMQEVVQQELGNEWGMGWTGTSFQEANAGNAAIIAITFGILMVFLILAAQYESWALPLAVITAVPFAFIGSIGGIVLRGLDTSVYVQVGMLVVVGLAAKNAILIVEFAELQRRELGKSIRDAALTASELRFRPIVMTSLAFIFGTLPLAIASGANDTNSHHIGTTVAMGMVSVAVLASFFVPAFYTMIANVQEWLQRKRGVSSPHEDDDEASATSGPPASRH; from the coding sequence ATGAATATTTCCAACTTCTTCATCAAACGGCCGGTCTTCGCTACCGTTATCTCGGTCATCGTGGCGGTGATCGGGATAATGGCAATGCGTGTCTTGCCCATTGAGCAGTATCCCAGCGTGGTGCCGCCGACGGTCTCCGTGCAGGCGACCTATCCCGGTGCCGACGCCGAGACGGTCTCTAAGACCGTGGCGGCCCCGATCGCCGAGGCGATCAACGGGGTCGAGGACATGATCTACATGACCTCGACCAGCGCCGATAATGGCTCGATGCGGATGAATGTCTCGTTCGGTATCGGGACTGACGGTGACATCAACACGATCAACGTCAATAACCGTGTCCAGCAGGCGCTGTCGCAGTTGCCTGAGTCGGTGCAATCGCAAGGGGTCACGGTCGAACTGAGTTCAAGCAGTATCTTGATGTTGGTGGCATTGACGTCGCCGACGGATGAATACAACAACATCTACATGCAGAACTACGCCACGCTCAATATCCTCAATGAACTTCGCCAAGTGCCCGGTGTGGGAACGGCTGAGGTGCTGGGGGGTGGCGAGTTCGCCATGCGTATCTGGCTCAATCCGGATAAATTGGCGCAATACGACATGACGTCTGCCGAGGTGGCCAGTGCCATCCGGTCGCAGAACACCGAAATTCCGGCGGGGGCCTTGGCCCAGGCGCCGCAAGAAGATCCGCGCGCGTATACGTATACCATTACGGCGCCGGGGCGTTTGGCTAACGCGGACCAATTTCGCGATATCATCCTGCGTACCAACAACGATGGCTCGGCGTTGCGTTTGAGTGATGTGGCGCGTGTCGAGCTGGGTGCGTCGTCCTATTCGGTTAACGCCAACATGAACGGCGCCACCATGACGCCGATCATGATCAATCAGCAGCCCGGCGCTAATGCCCTGGAGACCGCCGAGGCCGTCAAAAGCAAGATGGATGAGCTCTCCGAGCGGTTTCCGCCGGGGCTCGAGTATGACGTGCCTTACGACACGACATTGTTCATCGATGCCTCGGTGGAGTCGGTCTTCCATACGTTCATAGAGGCATTGCTGATCGTTGCGGTGATCGTGTTCATCTTTCTGCAGAACTGGCGCACCACGATCATTGCCATGTCAGTAGTGCCGGTCTCGGTGGTGGGAACCTTCGCTGGTCTGTACCTGTTCGGTTTCTCGATCAACTTGTTGTCGCTTTTTGCCATGGTGCTGGCGATCGGTATCGTGGTCGATGACGCGATACTAGTGGTGGAAAACGTCGAGCGATTGCTGGAAGAAGATCCCGAAATACCCATACGAAAGGCGGCCATCACCGCCATGAAAGAGGTTAGCGGCCCCGTTATCGCGACCTCGTTCATCATGGCAGCGGTGTTTGTACCGGTGGCCTTCTTGGGTGGTTTTACCGGCCAGATTTACCAGCAGTTCGCGTTGACCATCGCGATCTCCGTGGCCATTTCGGCGGTCGTGGCCTTGACCTTCACGCCGGCAATGAGTGCGCTTTTCGTCAAGCACAAGTCGGAGATAGGCGATTCCAAGATCGCGCGTGCCGCCTCGACGCCATTCCGTCTGTTCGATCGTTTCTTCGAGTCGGTGACGCGGGGTTACATGGCAGTCGTACGTTTGCTGGTCAAGGCTTGGGTGCTGACGCTGATATTGGCGGCGCTCATCATCGGCTTTTCCTATTGGCTGTACCAGAGCAACCCCTCGACATTGATACCTGAAACCGACCAAGGGATCGCCATCGCGAGTGTCACCTTGCCACAAGGCGCGTCCGTGGCACGTACCACCGAGTACATGGATAAACTGAGTGACAAGATCGAGCAGGATCCGGCGGTCGCGTACTCCACGGCGGTGGCGGGCTACGACATGCTGTCCAGTGCGGTCAACACGGCCAAGGGTGTGATGTTCATCACCATGAAGCCGTGGGGCGAGCGTGATGAGTCCGTCGAGGACATGATCGCCAAAATCAATCGAATTGGGGCTGGTCTAGAGGGTGGTACGGTAATGGCTTTCAACATGCCGCCGATCATCGGGCTTTCCACCACGGGGGGCTTTACCGGTTATCTGCAGTCCTATGGCGGGGCTGACTCTCAGGAGTTGATGCAGGCTTCCGGTAAAATAATGCAAGCTGCCAACCAGCGTCCGGAGCTGGCCCAGGTGTTCACCACCTTCGATGCTTCGGTGCCATCGTATCGGGCGCATATTGACCAGGAAAAAGCTCTGAGTTACGGCGTGTCGATCGATGATCTCAATACGACGCTTTCGAATACGCTGGGCAGCGGTTTCGTGAACTACTTTACATATCAGAACCGCAATTTCCAGGTCTACATGCAGAATGAGGATACGTTCCGGCAAACGCCCGACGATCTAAACAAGATATTCGTGCGTGGCGGTGATGGCGAGCGTATACCGATTTCCGAGTTCGTGACGCTCGAGCGTCAGTCGGCTCCCTCTGTGGTATCGCGTTTCGGGGTCTACCCGTCGGCGCAGTTCCAGGGTGGCCCTGCGCCGGGCTATAGCTCGGGCCAGGCGATCGCCGCGATGCAAGAGGTGGTTCAGCAAGAACTCGGCAACGAGTGGGGCATGGGCTGGACAGGCACGTCCTTCCAAGAGGCCAATGCCGGCAATGCCGCAATTATTGCCATTACCTTCGGCATTCTGATGGTCTTCTTGATCCTGGCAGCGCAGTACGAAAGCTGGGCGTTGCCGCTGGCGGTTATTACGGCGGTACCGTTTGCCTTTATCGGATCCATCGGTGGGATCGTGCTGCGTGGATTGGACACCAGTGTCTATGTTCAGGTGGGCATGCTGGTGGTGGTCGGGTTGGCGGCCAAGAACGCCATCCTGATCGTTGAGTTCGCCGAATTGCAGCGGCGCGAGCTCGGTAAGTCGATCCGGGATGCCGCATTGACCGCCTCCGAGCTACGTTTCCGGCCAATCGTGATGACCTCGTTGGCATTCATCTTCGGGACCTTGCCGTTGGCCATCGCGAGTGGTGCCAATGACACCAACAGCCATCACATCGGCACCACGGTGGCGATGGGGATGGTCTCGGTGGCCGTGTTGGCGAGCTTCTTCGTGCCGGCGTTCTACACGATGATCGCCAATGTGCAGGAGTGGCTGCAGCGCAAGCGTGGCGTATCCTCCCCTCATGAGGATGACGACGAGGCGTCGGCGACGTCCGGACCACCGGCCAGCCGCCACTGA
- a CDS encoding alpha/beta fold hydrolase, with protein sequence MDELVLLQHRELEIAVRVWHPDAPRTLIAWHGLSRHGGDFEFLARLLGPRWRLIAPDTPGRGLSSWSLFPAYDYLYAHYMRIAIAVLDHFELTSVPWLGTSMGGLLGLLLAADASHGHRVAALILNDVGPTIEAKGLQRLANHFISTQRFTTLRALESEIRDHYQSFGIDSEAVWQRLLLGSARRLPDGSWSHHFDPRIAEQFVHDTPRDLWAAWKALHCPLMTIRGMQSDILSRQTLSTMRHHQPSTRILEVPGCGHAPMLDKSSQSAPIAAFLDTPRVRERCVPPTVGNTWWQRLLRTPRQH encoded by the coding sequence GTGGATGAGCTTGTTCTGCTCCAGCACCGTGAGCTCGAGATCGCCGTGCGCGTCTGGCATCCCGATGCCCCACGGACATTGATCGCCTGGCACGGCCTATCGAGGCATGGCGGCGACTTCGAGTTCCTGGCTCGACTGCTTGGCCCCCGCTGGCGGCTGATCGCCCCCGATACACCAGGACGCGGCCTTTCCAGTTGGTCGCTCTTTCCCGCCTACGATTATCTCTACGCACATTACATGCGTATTGCCATCGCGGTCCTCGATCACTTCGAGCTCACGAGCGTTCCCTGGCTGGGTACGTCGATGGGCGGGCTGCTGGGGCTACTCTTGGCCGCCGACGCGTCACACGGCCACCGTGTAGCGGCTCTTATCCTCAATGACGTCGGCCCGACCATCGAAGCGAAAGGCCTGCAACGCCTGGCGAATCACTTCATCTCAACGCAGCGGTTCACGACCTTGCGGGCACTGGAATCGGAAATCCGCGATCACTACCAGAGCTTCGGTATCGATAGCGAGGCGGTATGGCAACGCCTGCTCTTGGGCAGTGCTCGGCGTTTACCCGATGGTAGCTGGAGCCACCATTTCGATCCTCGTATCGCCGAGCAATTCGTCCACGATACGCCACGCGATCTATGGGCCGCCTGGAAAGCCCTACATTGTCCCTTGATGACCATACGCGGCATGCAATCCGATATCCTGTCACGCCAAACACTATCGACCATGCGTCACCACCAACCTAGCACCCGCATCCTCGAAGTGCCCGGGTGCGGCCACGCCCCCATGCTCGACAAGTCTTCACAGAGCGCCCCGATCGCCGCGTTTCTCGACACTCCTCGGGTACGTGAACGGTGCGTCCCTCCTACTGTTGGCAATACATGGTGGCAACGGTTGTTACGTACGCCCCGCCAACATTAA
- a CDS encoding TetR family transcriptional regulator has translation MPRRTKAEAEATREALLDAAEDVFLEKGVSRTSLEHIARHASMTRGAVYWHFKNKADLFHAMLDRVKMPLQQIIDDITVECQVTGPLDTLRLATLHAFEMLERPRSCRVHTILMHRCEFISDINPVELQNRLASDCREVVRRCFQQAHDEGLLIDEIAPDAATLMLHSMIGGLVHDWLRAPDSFSLRESGGEAIDRLFYLITRRV, from the coding sequence ATGCCCCGCAGAACCAAAGCCGAAGCCGAGGCCACGCGAGAAGCCTTGCTCGATGCCGCCGAAGACGTCTTCCTCGAAAAAGGCGTCTCACGTACCTCGCTCGAACATATCGCACGTCATGCCAGCATGACGCGCGGTGCCGTGTATTGGCACTTCAAGAACAAAGCCGACCTGTTCCATGCCATGCTCGACCGGGTCAAGATGCCGCTCCAGCAGATCATCGACGACATCACCGTCGAGTGCCAGGTCACAGGACCGCTGGATACGCTGCGACTCGCCACGCTACACGCCTTCGAGATGCTCGAGCGCCCACGTTCATGTCGTGTCCACACCATCTTGATGCATCGCTGCGAATTCATCAGCGACATCAACCCTGTGGAGCTTCAAAACCGCTTGGCCTCGGATTGCCGCGAAGTCGTACGGCGCTGTTTTCAACAGGCCCATGATGAAGGCCTGCTCATCGACGAGATCGCACCGGATGCCGCCACCCTGATGCTGCATTCAATGATCGGCGGCTTGGTACACGATTGGCTCCGAGCTCCCGATAGTTTCTCGCTGCGCGAAAGCGGAGGCGAGGCGATCGACCGTCTGTTTTACCTCATCACGCGGCGCGTCTAA
- the cyoA gene encoding ubiquinol oxidase subunit II, translated as MRMKKNLGWLGILPLIAVLLSGCGSALMDPKGQIGVEQKSLIITAFWLMMIVVIPVLIMTVVFAWKYRHSNHAAKYMPDWAHSNKIEVFVWLIPCVIILFLGIITWKTSHSLDPNKPIESDAETMEVQVVSLDWKWLFIYPEQGIATVNEVAMPVDVPVHFKVTSASVMNSFFIPTLGSQIYAMAGMDNDVYLVANEAGVYAGKSSNYSGEGFSEMTFDARAMSQDDFDAWVDKVGQSSETLSYDGSYQELAEPSTDHPVEYFSDVTSGLYRDIIESFKDGSGEGGQDGYGESSMSAEAAE; from the coding sequence ATGAGAATGAAGAAGAACCTGGGATGGCTCGGTATCCTGCCCTTGATCGCAGTGCTGCTTAGTGGCTGCGGCTCGGCGCTGATGGATCCCAAGGGTCAGATCGGGGTGGAACAGAAATCGCTGATCATTACTGCCTTCTGGCTGATGATGATCGTGGTGATCCCCGTCCTCATCATGACGGTGGTTTTCGCTTGGAAATATCGGCATAGCAATCATGCCGCCAAGTACATGCCGGACTGGGCGCACTCCAACAAGATCGAAGTCTTCGTGTGGCTCATACCCTGCGTAATCATCCTGTTTCTGGGGATCATTACCTGGAAAACGTCACATTCGCTGGATCCGAACAAGCCAATCGAATCCGACGCCGAGACCATGGAAGTACAGGTCGTCTCCTTGGATTGGAAGTGGCTGTTCATCTACCCCGAACAAGGCATCGCAACGGTCAACGAAGTGGCCATGCCGGTCGATGTGCCGGTGCATTTCAAAGTGACCTCGGCATCGGTGATGAACTCGTTCTTCATTCCTACCCTGGGCAGTCAGATCTATGCCATGGCGGGCATGGATAACGACGTTTATCTAGTCGCCAATGAAGCAGGCGTCTACGCCGGCAAATCTTCCAATTATAGTGGCGAGGGCTTCTCGGAGATGACCTTCGATGCACGCGCCATGTCGCAGGATGATTTCGATGCCTGGGTCGACAAGGTGGGGCAGTCATCCGAAACGCTCTCTTACGATGGGAGCTACCAAGAGTTGGCGGAACCGTCCACGGACCATCCTGTGGAATATTTCTCCGACGTAACGTCAGGCCTGTACCGCGACATCATCGAGAGTTTTAAAGACGGTAGCGGTGAAGGTGGACAAGATGGTTATGGCGAGTCGTCCATGAGCGCAGAGGCAGCGGAGTAA
- a CDS encoding mechanosensitive ion channel family protein gives MTNRAAHWGRWVVLLCALLVFSGAAWGQSASPLAALSGGGSQEAQGTAPSNEQARESLDSVITMLEDQQRRDALLTQLRELRASLEGADADAKPESPRGLLGVIADSLTSLRDSGEVVTPLEYWQRLSERAGDTLTQRVASLESLLHLVGDFVWVLGVWGGSAALMVVGGRRLAKRMDMQLTLSAEPSTWMLIRHMLRRLLPWGFAFGITLGVVHGMTSTLGMTLAMVIAYITLCGILFTAVCEVVFSLFANGHRRVALRILHRRAARWLFTIGALVALGDAANSSELRSTLGASLAEMVSMLANVTAALLTGAFAIRFKRPIKHLIRNRPYRYRRDKRASSELIRVIGTLWHVPVLFMVVVSLIAILTSEGDSRSAFAKAIVTAGLLVVTLIVNGLIHRHAEQPSKQRRQSQYRRRLVRFGYTLAHLISWLAFAELAMRVWGLSLLAFGGDEGISQRIGQSLISIGMTVLLAWLVWILADTAIERALLSSKRGRSGRAQSTRAQTITPLIRNVVFATILIIAVIVALANLGVNVTPLLAGAGVIGLAVGFGAQTLVQDLITGLFILIEDSLAIDDFVDLSGHMGTVEGLSLRTVRLRDLDGIVHTIPFSQIKGIQNFSREFGIALIRVRVAHHMKIDEAIAIVREVAEELRRDPMMRHYIWSPLELQGVESFDAGAAILRMRMRTAPIMQWDVARAFNLRLKRRFDDLGMELAMPRMSVSLEQASGEAANLPTATEHATTAGGDVSDTPSDTS, from the coding sequence ATGACAAACAGGGCGGCGCATTGGGGCCGGTGGGTCGTACTCTTGTGTGCGCTACTGGTGTTTTCCGGTGCTGCGTGGGGGCAGAGTGCATCGCCGCTGGCGGCATTATCCGGGGGTGGTAGCCAAGAGGCGCAGGGAACGGCGCCATCGAACGAGCAGGCGCGTGAATCGTTGGATAGTGTTATCACGATGCTCGAGGACCAGCAGCGCCGAGACGCTCTGCTCACGCAGCTACGCGAATTGCGGGCCTCGTTGGAAGGCGCCGATGCTGATGCGAAGCCCGAGTCGCCGCGTGGATTGCTGGGTGTCATTGCCGACTCGCTGACCTCGCTGAGAGACTCCGGCGAGGTCGTGACACCACTCGAGTACTGGCAGCGCCTGAGCGAGCGGGCAGGCGACACTCTGACGCAACGCGTCGCCTCGTTGGAGTCGCTGCTGCATCTCGTCGGCGATTTCGTCTGGGTATTGGGGGTGTGGGGCGGTAGTGCGGCGCTGATGGTGGTCGGCGGGCGTCGTTTGGCCAAACGCATGGACATGCAGCTAACGCTCAGTGCTGAGCCGAGCACCTGGATGCTGATACGCCACATGCTGCGCCGCTTGCTCCCTTGGGGGTTCGCTTTCGGGATCACTCTGGGCGTCGTGCACGGAATGACGTCTACGTTGGGGATGACGCTGGCGATGGTGATCGCGTACATCACCTTGTGCGGTATTTTGTTCACTGCCGTCTGCGAAGTCGTCTTTTCGCTGTTCGCCAATGGCCATCGTCGTGTCGCCCTGCGCATTCTGCATCGCCGCGCCGCCCGTTGGCTGTTCACCATCGGCGCGCTGGTCGCGTTGGGCGATGCCGCGAATTCTTCGGAGCTGCGCTCGACCCTGGGGGCATCATTGGCGGAGATGGTCTCGATGCTGGCCAACGTCACGGCGGCCTTGCTGACGGGGGCGTTCGCGATCCGTTTCAAGCGTCCCATCAAGCACCTGATCCGCAATCGGCCCTATCGTTACCGGCGCGACAAGCGTGCCAGCAGTGAGTTGATCCGAGTGATCGGAACATTGTGGCATGTGCCGGTCCTGTTCATGGTGGTGGTTTCGCTGATTGCCATCTTGACCTCCGAAGGCGACTCGCGCAGCGCCTTTGCCAAGGCCATCGTGACCGCCGGCTTGCTGGTGGTGACCCTGATCGTCAATGGCCTGATTCATCGTCATGCCGAACAGCCTTCCAAGCAGCGTCGACAATCGCAGTATCGACGCCGCCTGGTGCGCTTTGGCTATACATTGGCGCATCTGATCAGTTGGTTGGCTTTCGCCGAGTTGGCGATGCGCGTCTGGGGGTTGTCGTTGCTAGCTTTCGGCGGGGACGAGGGTATCAGCCAGCGCATCGGGCAATCGCTGATCAGTATCGGTATGACAGTGCTGCTGGCGTGGCTGGTCTGGATTCTTGCCGATACCGCGATCGAGCGGGCGTTGCTTTCTTCCAAGCGCGGTCGCAGCGGTCGCGCGCAGAGTACGCGGGCGCAAACCATCACGCCGCTGATTCGCAATGTGGTCTTCGCCACCATCTTGATTATCGCGGTCATCGTGGCGCTGGCCAATCTGGGGGTTAATGTCACGCCGCTGTTGGCCGGTGCCGGAGTTATCGGTCTGGCAGTGGGCTTTGGCGCTCAGACGCTGGTCCAGGACTTGATCACGGGGCTTTTCATCCTTATCGAGGATTCATTGGCCATCGACGATTTCGTCGACCTGAGCGGCCACATGGGGACGGTCGAGGGATTGAGTCTACGTACCGTGCGTTTGCGCGATCTGGATGGCATCGTGCATACGATTCCCTTCAGCCAGATCAAGGGAATCCAGAATTTTTCACGGGAATTCGGTATCGCCCTGATTCGTGTCCGCGTGGCGCATCATATGAAGATCGACGAGGCGATTGCCATCGTGCGTGAAGTGGCCGAGGAGTTACGTCGCGACCCGATGATGCGGCATTACATCTGGTCGCCGCTGGAGCTCCAGGGGGTGGAAAGTTTCGATGCCGGCGCGGCGATTCTGCGCATGCGCATGCGCACGGCGCCGATCATGCAGTGGGACGTGGCGCGGGCGTTCAACCTGCGTCTCAAGCGGCGTTTCGATGACCTGGGGATGGAGCTCGCCATGCCGCGCATGAGCGTGAGTCTTGAGCAGGCATCTGGCGAGGCCGCGAATCTGCCAACTGCGACCGAACATGCCACGACAGCCGGTGGTGATGTCAGCGATACGCCATCCGACACGAGCTGA
- a CDS encoding efflux RND transporter periplasmic adaptor subunit, translated as MVSTTGNERRGLWAVALAGVLLMGCGSDDDAQQRSSDASSPPPKKAQVMEMAKRDLSLDKSYPAMLRSDNEVTVVARVSGTLEERHFDPGQQVEKGESLYTIEPETYQATVRQREADLQSARADAELAQTNADRYQRLLKQNSVSVQQRDQAQADLKVARASVAQAQASLDSARIDLDYTDVEAPVSGMISLSEVNVGNLVNDGAELATITPLNPLEVRFQLPQEEAFELRRQRQQQGKEAITAELQIPALPGQTLKGRVEFLGSRVSESTSTVQANAFFDNPDGMFMPGQFVRVELEGLKRFDVFAVPEIAVTQGLMGPQVYVLNEEGKVRTQTVQLGDTAGPWMIITDGIKSGDRVVVSDPGNISAGVAIDPQPFDGDAEALSGAGEGEAASGSQTKKEGSSDADSQANEEGGA; from the coding sequence ATGGTATCCACGACAGGGAATGAGCGCCGGGGCCTTTGGGCCGTGGCGTTGGCGGGCGTTCTGTTGATGGGCTGCGGCAGCGACGACGATGCCCAGCAGCGGTCAAGCGACGCTTCTTCTCCGCCGCCTAAAAAAGCTCAGGTCATGGAAATGGCCAAGCGCGACCTTTCGCTCGACAAATCTTATCCTGCCATGCTGCGTAGCGATAATGAAGTGACTGTCGTGGCTCGTGTCAGCGGTACGCTCGAGGAGCGGCATTTCGATCCCGGCCAGCAGGTCGAGAAGGGTGAGAGTCTCTACACGATCGAACCTGAAACCTATCAAGCGACCGTACGCCAGCGTGAGGCGGATCTGCAAAGTGCGCGGGCTGATGCGGAACTGGCGCAGACCAATGCCGACCGTTACCAGCGCCTGCTCAAGCAGAATTCCGTCAGTGTACAGCAGCGTGATCAGGCGCAGGCCGATCTCAAGGTCGCGCGTGCCAGCGTCGCTCAGGCACAAGCGTCGCTTGATAGCGCGCGTATCGATCTTGATTACACCGATGTCGAGGCGCCGGTGTCGGGCATGATCAGCCTGAGCGAGGTGAACGTCGGCAATCTCGTCAACGATGGCGCCGAGTTGGCGACGATTACGCCGCTCAATCCTCTCGAGGTGCGTTTCCAGCTCCCTCAGGAAGAAGCCTTCGAACTGCGGCGTCAGCGCCAGCAACAGGGCAAGGAGGCGATTACCGCCGAGCTGCAGATTCCGGCGTTACCGGGGCAGACCTTGAAAGGGCGCGTGGAATTTCTGGGCTCGCGTGTCAGCGAAAGCACCAGCACCGTGCAGGCGAATGCCTTCTTCGATAATCCCGACGGCATGTTCATGCCGGGACAGTTCGTGCGTGTCGAGTTGGAAGGCCTGAAGCGTTTTGATGTGTTCGCCGTGCCCGAGATTGCCGTGACGCAAGGGCTGATGGGCCCTCAAGTCTATGTGCTGAATGAAGAAGGCAAGGTGCGCACGCAGACCGTGCAGCTCGGTGATACAGCGGGACCGTGGATGATCATTACGGACGGGATCAAGTCGGGAGACCGCGTCGTAGTCAGCGATCCGGGCAACATCAGCGCTGGCGTGGCTATTGATCCCCAGCCGTTCGACGGTGATGCTGAAGCCCTCTCGGGTGCCGGAGAAGGTGAGGCTGCATCAGGAAGCCAGACTAAGAAGGAAGGGTCATCCGATGCCGACAGCCAAGCCAACGAGGAAGGTGGAGCCTGA